A region from the Rosa rugosa chromosome 6, drRosRugo1.1, whole genome shotgun sequence genome encodes:
- the LOC133718441 gene encoding NADH dehydrogenase [ubiquinone] 1 alpha subcomplex subunit 6: protein MSFTLRSVKVPPNSVSLDEARHRVFDFFRAACRSIPTVMDIYNLHDVVAPSHLRSVVAAEIRKHASVTNPKVIDMLLFKAMEELNNITEHAKQRHHIIGQYVVGREGLMQDTGAKDQGASNFLKDFYKTNYF from the exons ATGTCGTTCACACTCCGGAGCGTGAAGGTGCCACCGAACTCCGTCTCTCTCGACGAAGCCCGGCACCGAGTCTTCGACTTCTTCAGGGCCGCCTGCAGATCCATCCCTACAGTCATGGACATCTACAACCTTCACGACGTCGTCGCCCCATCTCACCTCCGCTCCGTCGTCGCCGCCGAGATCCGCAAGCACGCCTCCGTCACCAACCCCAAG GTCATTGATATGCTGCTCTTCAAGGCAATGGAAGAGTTAAATAACATCACTGAGCATGCAAAGCAACGACACCACATCATTGGCCAGTATGTTGTGGGTCGCGAAGGACTCATGCAGGATACAGGCGCAAAGGACCAGGGGGCCTCTAATTTTCTCAAAGATTTCTACAAGACCAATTATTTTTGA
- the LOC133718720 gene encoding cucumisin-like has product MALRWFLLLSLICSILLLVDVTHSTAQDTRKPYVVYMGDKPKNGVPILPDLHVNMLQDVVDSSNIDIAHEALLLHSYKRSFNGFAAMLTEQEAQKMTGMDGVVSVFLSKQRSVKTTKSWNFLGFPETVKRSALERDIIVGVIDSGIWPESDSFSDAGFGPPPKKWKGKCQGNGNLACNNKIIGAQYYRASRSFEADVESPRDSNGHGTHTASTAAGNTVSKASLNGLGLGKARGGVPSTRIAVYKVCWSNTPACEDADVLAAFDDAIADGVDILSISVGGSIPVDYLNDAFAIGAFHATRNGILVSMAAGNEGPGAKTVTNFAPWQLSVAATTINRQFITKVQLGNGKIYEGLLPNIYDLRGKFYPLIYGGDAPNKKAGANGTLSGFCLQDTLEEDLIKDKIVLCDGPIDGAGGGAILGGAAGIVLMGQKVADEVLGPLPVPASHVGLEEHSDIYKYIKLTRNATATIWKSEEINDVLAPYVPSYSSRGPNPINPNILKPDLAAPGTYILAAYPPSGGGSRAGYYLETGTSMACPHATAVAAYVKSFHPKWSSAAIQSALITTAKSMSSKTSPDAEFAYGAGLINPSRAPYPGLVYNLDEQDYIDFLCSQGYSGKLLKAITKDKTSCSSKSNNGTANDLNYPSFALSIKDPKFVNGVFHRTVTNVGSSNSTYRVKVVAPLGLKINVNPNVLSFTSLGQKKSFVVTIKGPIEKSNLVSASLMWDDGVFQVKSPIVVYVAV; this is encoded by the exons ATGGCTCTTCGATGGTTTCTCCTTCTCAGCCTCATTTGCAGTATTCTACTGCTTGTCGATGTTACTCACTCAACTGCTCAGGATACCCGAAAG CCTTATGTTGTGTATATGGGCGACAAGCCAAAGAACGGGGTACCCATATTACCTGATCTTCATGTGAATATGCTACAGGACGTAGTTGACAGCAGCAACATTGATATTGCACATGAAGCTCTGCTTCTTCACAGCTACAAGAGAAGTTTCAATGGATTTGCTGCAATGCTCACAGAGCAAGAAGCACAAAAAATGACCG GAATGGATGGTGTAGTGTCTGTCTTCCTAAGCAAACAAAGGAGCGTGAAAACAACAAAGTCATGGAACTTCCTTGGGTTTCCAGAAACAGTTAAGAGAAGCGCCCTTGAAAGGGATATCATCGTCGGTGTGATAGACAGTGGAATTTGGCCAGAGTCAGACAGCTTTAGTGATGCTGGTTTTGGTCCTCCACCTAAGAAATGGAAAGGCAAATGTCAAGGCAATGGAAATCTTGCTTGTAACAA TAAAATCATTGGAGCACAGTATTACCGTGCTTCTCGATCCTTCGAAGCAGATGTTGAGTCTCCAAGAGACTCAAATGGTCATGGAACTCATACTGCATCAACGGCAGCTGGGAACACAGTGAGCAAGGCAAGCCTAAATGGTTTAGGGTTGGGAAAAGCAAGAGGAGGGGTGCCATCAACACGTATTGCCGTGTACAAAGTATGCTGGAGCAACACGCCTGCTTGTGAAGATGCTGACGTTTTAGCGGCATTCGATGATGCCATTGCTGACGGTGTCGACATTCTCTCTATTTCCGTCGGGGGCAGTATTCCAGTTGATTATTTAAATGATGCATTTGCAATTGGGGCATTTCATGCTACCAGAAATGGGATATTAGTTTCCATGGCCGCTGGTAACGAAGGTCCGGGAGCAAAAACTGTGACAAACTTTGCACCATGGCAACTTTCTGTGGCTGCTACCACCATAAACCGCCAATTCATCACCAAAGTTCAATTGGGTAACGGTAAAATCTATGAG GGACTTTTACCAAACATATATGACCTCCGAGGTAAATTCTATCCTTTAATTTATGGTGGAGATGCACCCAATAAAAAAGCAGGTGCTAACGGGACCCTCTCCGG GTTTTGTCTTCAAGATACCTTAGAAGAAGATTTGATCAAAGATAAAATTGTGCTTTGTGATGGCCCTATCGATGGGGCTGGGGGTGGGGCCATATTGGGTGGTGCAGCAGGAATTGTTCTGATGGGACAAAAAGTCGCCGATGAAGTGCTTGGCCCTCTTCCGGTGCCTGCATCACACGTCGGGTTGGAAGAACATAGCGACATTTACAAATACATAAAATTAACAAG GAACGCAACTGCAACTATTTGGAAAAGTGAAGAGATTAATGATGTATTGGCTCCATATGTGCCCTCCTACTCATCAAGGGGTCCAAATCCGATCAATCCCAACATTCTCAAG CCAGATTTAGCGGCTCCAGGAACTTACATTCTAGCGGCATATCCCCCAAGTGGTGGTGGCAGTAGAGCTGGATACTATTTAGAAACCGGGACATCAATGGCGTGCCCCCATGCTACAGCCGTAGCTGCATACGTCAAATCATTTCACCCTAAATGGTCATCGGCTGCCATCCAATCGGCTCTCATCACTACCG CTAAATCTATGAGTTCCAAAACTAGCCCTGATGCTGAATTTGCATACGGAGCTGGCCTGATAAACCCTTCTAGGGCTCCATATCCTGGTTTGGTGTACAATCTTGATGAACAAGACTACATAGATTTTTTGTGTTCACAAGGATACAGTGGTAAACTATTGAAAGCCATAACCAAGGACAAGACTAGTTGTTCATCAAAATCTAATAATGGAACAGCCAATGACCTGAACTATCCTTCTTTTGCACTTTCCATCAAGGATCCAAAATTTGTTAATGGGGTCTTCCATAGGACTGTCACTAATGTTGGATCGTCGAATTCCACATACAGAGTTAAAGTGGTGGCTCCATTAGGACTCAAAATCAATGTGAATCCAAATGTGCTATCGTTCACATCTCTCGGGCAAAAGAAATCTTTTGTTGTCACTATAAAAGGGCCGATTGAGAAATCAAATTTAGTCTCTGCGTCTTTGATGTGGGATGATGGTGTTTTCCAAGTCAAGAGCCCCATCGTTGTCTATGTTGCAGTTTAA